In a single window of the Pseudodesulfovibrio profundus genome:
- the rfaE2 gene encoding D-glycero-beta-D-manno-heptose 1-phosphate adenylyltransferase, with protein sequence MSLPENSKLMSIRTFLKRKAEFMPGHKLVFTNGCFDVLHPGHVDLLTRARAQGDSLLLGLNSDESVKMLGKGADRPLNSQDERAFVLAGLECVDYIVIFHESTPLELIKAARPQVLVKGGDWPVEDIVGGDIVTKAGGQVLSLPLLEGYSTTGFLEKVRSF encoded by the coding sequence ATGTCCCTGCCCGAAAACTCCAAGCTGATGTCCATCCGCACGTTCCTGAAACGGAAAGCGGAATTCATGCCCGGCCACAAGCTGGTCTTCACCAATGGCTGTTTCGATGTGCTGCATCCCGGCCACGTGGATCTGCTGACCCGTGCCCGCGCACAGGGCGATTCCCTGCTGCTCGGTCTCAACTCCGACGAATCCGTCAAGATGCTGGGCAAGGGCGCGGATCGCCCGCTCAACTCGCAGGATGAACGCGCCTTCGTGCTCGCCGGTCTGGAGTGTGTGGATTACATCGTGATTTTTCACGAATCCACCCCGCTGGAGCTGATCAAGGCCGCCCGCCCGCAGGTGCTGGTCAAAGGCGGTGACTGGCCCGTGGAAGACATCGTCGGCGGCGACATTGTCACCAAGGCCGGCGGTCAGGTCCTGAGCCTCCCCCTGCTCGAAGGATATTCCACCACCGGCTTCCTGGAGAAGGTCCGCAGCTTTTAA
- a CDS encoding IS5 family transposase: protein MLLFLHPKEEGMAIRQKGPRLGDYFLGHRRTKTTFLDEINELIDWQPINAFLCKKIRRKANAVGNPAYPPLAMFKILLLQRWYNLSDPGVEQALLDRLSFVRFTGFSIEDDVPDETTICRFRNGLIRLKVLDSLLDMLNRQLEGQGLLVREGAVVDASVVESQRRPRKVIDVMPEDRSEDAEEQDGPVDCRVSYSDDEEAAWLRKRNRAYYGYKLHAATDSRDGFLLCGHITPANHSDTGEFERLVNGVGLDPGARVYADKGYCSGKNRDILFDRDLEDGTMDKTPRGGRLTDFEKTRNRDISSIRQIVERAFGTLKRGYAFFRSRYVGREKVEGEFHILAMAFNLKKAVRLARA, encoded by the coding sequence ATGCTATTATTTCTCCATCCAAAGGAGGAAGGCATGGCTATTCGGCAGAAAGGACCTCGGTTGGGTGATTACTTCCTGGGGCACCGCAGAACCAAGACCACATTTCTGGATGAGATCAACGAACTCATCGACTGGCAGCCCATCAACGCCTTTCTGTGCAAGAAGATCAGGCGCAAGGCCAACGCCGTGGGCAATCCCGCCTATCCGCCTCTGGCGATGTTCAAGATTCTGCTCTTGCAGCGTTGGTACAACCTGAGTGATCCGGGCGTGGAGCAGGCGCTGCTCGACCGGCTCTCCTTTGTCAGATTTACCGGTTTTTCCATCGAGGACGACGTGCCGGACGAGACCACCATATGCCGTTTCCGTAACGGTTTGATCCGCCTGAAGGTGCTGGACTCCTTGCTCGACATGCTTAACCGCCAGCTTGAAGGACAAGGGCTTCTTGTCCGTGAGGGAGCCGTGGTGGACGCCTCGGTAGTCGAGTCGCAGCGGCGGCCGCGCAAGGTTATCGACGTGATGCCTGAGGACCGTTCCGAGGACGCCGAAGAACAGGATGGGCCGGTGGACTGCCGGGTCAGCTATTCGGATGACGAGGAGGCGGCCTGGCTCCGCAAGAGAAATCGGGCCTATTACGGCTACAAGCTCCATGCCGCGACGGACAGTCGAGACGGGTTTCTGCTCTGTGGTCACATCACTCCCGCGAACCATTCGGACACGGGCGAATTCGAGCGGCTCGTGAATGGCGTCGGCCTTGATCCCGGCGCACGGGTTTATGCGGACAAGGGCTATTGCAGCGGGAAGAACCGGGACATTCTGTTTGATCGCGATTTGGAGGACGGAACCATGGACAAGACGCCTCGTGGCGGCAGGCTGACAGACTTCGAAAAGACCCGCAACCGTGACATCAGCAGCATTCGGCAAATAGTCGAGCGGGCCTTCGGCACACTCAAACGTGGCTACGCATTCTTTCGGTCCCGATACGTGGGTCGTGAGAAGGTGGAGGGAGAGTTCCACATCCTCGCCATGGCGTTCAATTTGAAAAAAGCTGTTCGACTGGCGCGAGCCTGA
- a CDS encoding glutamine synthetase family protein, whose amino-acid sequence MDIPVFNCKNADDVMKAVKDYNVSFIQYWFLDILGTLKSFQITPSELEASFEEGMGFDGSSILGFCRIDESDMVAMPDPTTFQICSWRPSDKPVARMFCDVVNPDGTPFEADSRYVLKKVMGQAAEKGYTFYVGPELEFFLFADDQDTEVLDSGGYFDAPPLDLGNNIRRDIIFALDAMGIQVEYSHHEVAPSQHEIDLRFQEGMRMADTAMTYRVVVKETARKHGCYATFMPKPIFGENGSGMHVHQSLFKNGKNVFYDASDEYHLSEEGKSYIAGILKHAPEFVAITNQWVNSYKRLVPGYEAPVYIAWARRNRSALVRVPMYKPGKENATRMELRCPDPAANPYLCFAVQLAAGLRGMEEGYELADPVEDDIFSMNERQLKRNKIKALPGSLYEAAVSLRKSKFMKEVLGEHLHNALVENKLAEWDEYRTQVTEYELDKYLPIL is encoded by the coding sequence ATGGATATTCCTGTTTTCAACTGCAAGAACGCTGACGACGTGATGAAAGCCGTCAAGGATTACAATGTCAGCTTCATTCAGTATTGGTTTCTTGACATTCTGGGCACGCTGAAGAGCTTCCAGATCACCCCGAGCGAGTTGGAAGCATCTTTTGAGGAAGGCATGGGCTTTGATGGCTCTTCCATCCTCGGTTTCTGCCGCATCGATGAATCCGACATGGTCGCCATGCCCGACCCGACCACCTTCCAGATCTGCTCCTGGCGTCCCAGCGACAAGCCGGTTGCAAGGATGTTCTGCGATGTGGTCAACCCTGACGGCACCCCCTTCGAGGCCGACTCCCGCTATGTCCTGAAAAAGGTCATGGGTCAGGCTGCGGAAAAGGGCTACACCTTCTATGTCGGCCCCGAGCTGGAATTTTTCCTCTTCGCCGATGATCAGGACACCGAAGTGCTCGACTCCGGCGGATACTTTGATGCGCCGCCCCTTGATCTCGGTAACAATATCCGTCGCGATATCATCTTTGCGCTCGATGCCATGGGTATTCAGGTGGAGTACTCGCACCACGAGGTCGCCCCGTCCCAGCACGAAATCGACCTGCGCTTCCAGGAAGGCATGCGCATGGCCGACACCGCCATGACCTATCGCGTGGTGGTCAAGGAAACCGCCCGCAAGCACGGCTGTTACGCCACCTTCATGCCCAAGCCGATTTTCGGTGAAAACGGCTCCGGCATGCATGTCCACCAGTCGCTTTTCAAGAACGGGAAGAACGTCTTTTATGATGCTTCCGATGAGTACCACCTGTCCGAAGAAGGCAAGTCCTACATCGCGGGTATTCTGAAACACGCCCCGGAATTCGTGGCCATCACCAACCAGTGGGTCAACTCCTACAAGCGTCTGGTGCCGGGCTACGAAGCGCCGGTGTACATTGCCTGGGCGCGTCGCAACCGCTCCGCCCTTGTCCGTGTGCCCATGTACAAACCCGGTAAGGAAAACGCCACCCGCATGGAACTGCGTTGCCCGGACCCGGCAGCCAACCCCTATCTGTGCTTCGCTGTCCAGTTGGCCGCAGGACTCCGTGGCATGGAAGAAGGATACGAACTGGCTGATCCGGTCGAGGATGATATCTTCTCCATGAATGAGCGTCAGCTCAAGCGCAACAAGATCAAGGCGCTGCCCGGCTCGCTGTACGAAGCCGCCGTGTCCCTGCGCAAGTCCAAGTTCATGAAAGAAGTGCTGGGTGAACACCTGCACAACGCCCTCGTGGAAAACAAGCTCGCCGAGTGGGACGAATACCGCACCCAGGTCACCGAGTACGAATTGGACAAGTACCTGCCCATTCTCTAG
- a CDS encoding radical SAM protein: MIAGYVKLYRSERLEQRVAEALGRLKKCRLCPRNCGVDRLSGETGFCGSGRRAVVSSYNAHFGEEAPLVGEHGSGTIFFAGCNLGCTFCQNYDISRDADFGLEADPEELAGVMLELQKQGCHNINFVTPSHVVPQILEALPIAAAHGLSIPLVYNTSGYDALKTLRLLDGVIDIYMPDVKIWEPAHAATLLGAGDYPERARLAVREMHRQVGDLQLDHQDRALRGLLVRHLVMPDGIAGSDQWMEFIADLSRETFVNIMDQYRPCGEVEATGLADRMITREEYDSARKAARSNGLQRFEVRSDRFFARILR, from the coding sequence GTGATCGCCGGATATGTGAAACTGTATCGCTCCGAACGCCTTGAGCAACGTGTTGCCGAGGCGCTCGGGCGATTGAAAAAATGCCGCCTATGCCCGCGCAACTGCGGAGTCGATCGCCTCAGTGGCGAAACCGGCTTCTGCGGCAGCGGGCGACGGGCGGTGGTCAGCAGTTACAACGCCCACTTCGGGGAGGAAGCTCCTCTGGTGGGCGAACATGGTTCCGGCACCATCTTCTTTGCGGGATGCAATCTCGGCTGCACCTTCTGCCAGAATTACGACATCAGCCGTGATGCCGATTTTGGTCTCGAGGCCGACCCGGAAGAACTGGCCGGGGTGATGCTGGAGTTGCAGAAGCAGGGTTGTCACAACATCAATTTCGTCACCCCCAGCCATGTGGTCCCGCAGATTCTGGAGGCGCTGCCCATTGCGGCTGCCCATGGTCTGTCCATCCCGCTCGTGTACAACACCAGCGGCTATGATGCGCTGAAAACCCTTCGCCTGCTCGACGGGGTCATCGACATCTACATGCCGGATGTGAAGATATGGGAGCCTGCCCATGCAGCCACCCTGCTTGGTGCGGGCGACTACCCCGAGCGGGCGCGGCTGGCGGTTCGGGAGATGCATCGACAGGTGGGCGACCTGCAACTGGATCATCAGGACAGGGCGTTGCGCGGCCTGCTGGTGCGGCATCTGGTCATGCCGGATGGTATTGCCGGGAGCGACCAGTGGATGGAGTTCATAGCCGACCTTTCGCGGGAGACCTTCGTCAACATCATGGATCAATACCGCCCGTGCGGTGAGGTCGAAGCCACCGGTCTGGCCGATCGAATGATTACCCGCGAAGAATATGATTCGGCGCGAAAGGCGGCCAGGTCCAACGGTTTGCAGCGTTTTGAAGTGCGCAGTGACCGGTTTTTTGCCCGGATACTGCGCTAA